A segment of the Meles meles chromosome 4, mMelMel3.1 paternal haplotype, whole genome shotgun sequence genome:
CAGTCTTCTTATAtcattaatataaaacaaaacttacggggcgcctgggtggctcagtggattaagccgttgccttcggctcaggtcatgatctcagggtcctgggatcgagccccgcatcgggctctctgctctgcagggagcctgcttcctcctctctctctgcctgcctctctgcctacttgtgacctctctctgtgtcaaataaataaaatctttaaaaaaaaaaaaaaacttactggcAAATACCTATGAGAAGTATATTATAGGCAGCTTACTTAGCTCATCTGATTGACCTGAAATATTTATAGTTGCTATTGCATTGTTATTAATAGTATCATTTTGGGGATCTGCATTAGTTTTCTATGGCTGCTGCAAAAAGTTACCACAAATATAGTGCCCTAAAATGACACAAATTTATTGCCTTAGATTTGTCAGTTAGAAGTCCAACCTGGGTCTCACTAGGCAAGAGTCATcctctagggaagaatccatgTCCTTGCCTTTTCTAACTTCCAGAGGCTGCCAGCATTCCTGGGTTCATGGCACCACTGTTCCATCTGTAAAGTCAGCCGTGGGTCAAGTTCTTCTCATACAACACACCTGCACCTTTCCTCCAAGTCACATCTTCCTCTGAGCTCTCATCTTCTGCCCTGCCTTCCACTTTTAAGGATCCATCTGATTACCTTGAGTGcacccagataatccaagataatctccaCGTTTTAAGGTCAAGTGactagcaaccttaattccatctgtgGCCATACTCATACATAGATTAAAGGGACCTTCCTCCCATGGAGTCCCCATAAAACATACATGCCACTGGGCAGTAGGTCCCTGTAGAGCTACTTTCAGACTCTTGTGTACTCTTATCCATGCAAGTGCTTGTtacaacaaataatcctacaatccTCCAGTCTACCCTTATAacaaataaacccataattaaaCACATAATCCAATAGGTGGCTATTACTTGCAGATGGATTAAAAAATCTGCATCTTTAGCAGAATTCCTTTtgttaaaggaaaggaaagggagaagcaataACAGAGTTCTCTTGGTCTATAAAATGATCTGTCATAGTATCCCGATTTGCACGTATGTGCTCTGTAATAAAATGACCAGCAATTTATATATCAATTTATATATCAAACTTTTCAAAGATAGCCTTTATTTTAGATATCCATCTGCCCTAGAGTACCACAGCAAATTCACAAGGGCATCATggcttattttaaatttctgaaggaggggcgcctgggtggctcagtggattaagccgctgccttcggctcaggtcatgatctcagggtcctgggatcaagccccgcatcgggctctctgctccgcggggagcctgcttcctcctctctctctctgcctgcctctctgcctacttgtgatctctgtctgtcaaataaataaataaaatctttaaaaaataaataaataaatttctgaagGAAACACAGGGATATTCCCTCTCTGTCAGACACTTTATGAACCTAGATTGAGAGAGTGCCCAGTCTCATCATTAGATCCCTGCTGCATTCTTTTTGATAACATCAGATCTTTGAAAACTTTGGTTTCCTGCAGTGGCTGTGATAAAAAGTAAATACTGCACAAAAATCAGGAACAGGATATAAAGGCGGGTGTCATTCTGGTTCTCAGGTTTGATTCCAAGATTTGAGAAGTCATGCAGTGCCCATCAGATTGCCCATATCTCATTAGTAAGTGATTGTGGTTATTTGAGAAtgcaataaaaatacatttctttcaaTATATGGGTATTAGTTTTTAAATGGCCACTAAATTGTTAGGACATACACGTTTATTAAATGGTTTGGCCCCAACTATGTAATTAACAGAATGGTTACTTACTTCTCTTGGCCTTGGGCATACTGAGGCACTCAGTGTGCTGTAAAGGCACGTTTGGAAATTTCTACCCTGTACCATCCTGCCAGGAATCcctctctttaatttttattgctttgcCTGTAAAGCCCAGTCGTCTAgagtaataacttttggataATGTGTACTTTTTATATACTAAGATTCCTACATTAAGGTTTTGGAACAATTTTGGCAAGTACTTTGAGccagaattttttgttttattttattttatttgggtgtGATTTCATAATTTAGCAGTTGCACAACATTCTGGTGGAATAGTTTTAGTTTGGAACCCTTTTGAGTGCGTTACgctcagatgtgtgtgtgtgtgcgcgcgcgcatgtgtTACTATATGTCAAGTACGTATCTGTTAGATTCTATAAGAACAAAGTTGTGAGTACATAATGAACACATATTTGCCCTTGAATTACGTGTAGAATATTCATTGTAAGACATTACGATCATgaaattttatgtgttttctgTTTGCTATGATAAAAGTGACAGTTTTATCTCTGGTTGGGGGCatcaagaaaatttattttttacctcCTTTTTTGTCTAGATTTGTAATAATAAGCGTGTTTTAcctttacttgtttcttttatgttttacttataaaatcagaaaaaaattatgtattgaaaagtatatatctttttatttttatttatttttttaataattttttgatttttttataaatatataatgtattattagccccaggggtacaggtctgtgaatcaccaggtttacacacttcacagcactcaccatagcacataccctccccaatgtccataaccccaccaccctctccctacacccctccccatcagcaaccctcagttttgtgagattaagagtctcttatagtttgtctccctcccgatcccatcttctttcatttattcttttcctacccctcaaaccccacacattgcatctccacttcctcatatcagggagatcatatgatagttgtctttttccgattgacttatttcgctaagcataataccctctagttccatccacgtcgtcgcaaatggcaagatttcatttcttttgatggctgcatagtattccattgtatatatataccacatcttctttatccattcatctgttgatggacatctaggttctttccagagtttggctattgtggacattgctgctataaacatccaggtgcacatgccccttcggatcactacgtttgagtatacatctttttaaatcttaaagaaaaattgatataGGTGACCCTGGTCAGGACTATGTTTTTCCAGTCTGTCCTTGAAAATAATTATGTAGGacagaaaggaaagcaggatTCTAAATTAAATTAAGGCCAGAACTGAAAGGTTGAGTCTGAGGTGGCCATCTTCACAACCACCGAATTTATAAATTCTACTGTTCTTTCCAATTGCAGGTCAGTTTTTGAATGTCACTTAGAAactcctgaaagaaagaaaaaaaaaactcctggtAGATACTTTTTTAACTTATACTGCATTAAAAACTAGATTTTCACATTCCTTTCCTGAATGATCACAGTgggtgtttttttctctttcctgataCTTACCACCTAACTGTTACTCGACTGTGTGTTATCTCCCTTGCCAATCTGAAAATCTGGAGCATGGACTTGTGCCTTATCAGTTCTGACCCCAAATCTCACCCCACTACTTAGCACAAGCcctgaatgatgaatgaatgaagtgtaTGTTATCTCCATTTTGAATCTCAGTAGATAGGACTTATGGCCAGTAATAGCAACTGTGGTCACTCTGTTATTCAGCACTAACTGTAGGCAGGCAAAAGGGCACGTTTTAATGGAACCAATGGAGAATTTGAATAAATCTGTCACAGATACTCTTACTGCCTTTATAAAAATCTGACCTAATTCCTTTTACGTAAAAGAGGTTTCATGAAAGGGAACTTACAACAAAATCTAATTATAGACAGATCTAGACCTTTAGACTGTTATTTAAAGCCAGTAACAGCAaattcgtattttttttttttaagattttatttatttatttgacacagagagagatcacaagtaggcagagaggcaggcagagagagaggaggaagcaggctccctgtggagcagagagcccgatgcagggctcgatcccaggaccctgagaccatgacctgagccgaaggcagcggcttaatccactgagccacccaggcgcccctcgtatTTCTTTTTTACCAGcgtcattcttcttttttttaaggaggaaaatatctagtctttttcccatttctagTAAATTTAGTATTCCTGTTGTTACTTTTAAATAACGGAAGAATCTACATGAAGAATGTGAAAATATATGCATTAATTATAATTGTTGACATAATAAATTAAAAGCTAGTTAATTTTGTTAACCATGTGTTATAAGTACTGGTACTATTAAAACCATCTGTTGTAATATTTTTTGTGATCTACTGATCTTGATATTATTGTTGCCATCTCTATGGAAAAAAAACAGGATCATTCCATTCTGTCTAGAGGTGTACTGTTTTGATACATGTACTTGCCTATATACATCCCCTTGGAGGCTATCAGTagtatgcttttatttctttgaggaaaCTCAGTATTTAAAATTGCATTATGTCTTTATTAATTCAAGTGTCTTCAGTACGGCAGATAAATTAACTCATGACAGTTTCAAAATCTTGAAGCTTATTCTATatacaaaattatgaaaagacatttttcaccTTATCTGAAAAGTAGGTATCTAGTCCTGTAACTCACATAGTCATTTTTCACTGAACAGATAAACGCTTTGAAAatggcattttgaaaaatgttagcACTTTGGTGTGAGTTTGCTGAAACAATATAATTTGGGTTTTAGCGGAAGTTGCCTTGGGAGGTTCTTCATCTAATTCAAGTTACTGGAAGACCACAGCGGCGAGGTCAGAAACAGATAGTGAGTGGGGAGTAAGGAGGGCAGATAAGCTAGACATGAGCCCCATGAGAGTGATAGGTGACTACAAGCTGACTTCAAGAggcatttgaagaaagaaaacatactcGGTTGTATTGAAAGACATGTGACATATATAAACTAGAGAGTGATCCTCTTAATAGGAATGAGAAAATTCAGAAGGAGGTGATGAGCATGATTAAAGAtaagcacacttttttttttttaaagtgggctccacgcccagcatggagccaaacgtggggcttgaactcacaaccctgagatcaagacctgagctgagatcaagagtcagatgcttaactgactgagccacccaggcatcccaaagataTGCACACTTTTAAGGACATAAGggattttaaggaaagaaagctAAGTGACTTCATTATTCTTCCCACCTTTATGAATGGACGTGACTGTTACTTATGTTCGTGACTGTTGGATCAAGAAGGGAAAAATAGAATGTGGATTAAAAGAAGGGAATGGAATTGTGAAAAATCTTAAATGCAAGAATCCTGAAATGTTAATAGGGCCTATTGAGTAAGAGCATATAAAGTTTATCCACGGAGATTTTCAAGAAGAGGAACAAGTCTCTAAGCAGACCGTTTCTGGAAGGTGGAGGGCTTGACCAGGTGATCAGTCAGTGTTCCATGATACAACTGTGCATCGCCTTATACAGAACCATAAGTAATTCTTTGGGAACTTAAAAGTCACTGATAAACCTATACCTGTGATATCTGATAGCACAACCCATCTCAACTCTGTGCCCAACATTTCAAAGGATTATTAGTCATGCTTCATTTCTGTGAGATAAAACTGCTTGGCCTTCTAGCTGGAAGAGATTCTGAACATAACTGCCAGCCTTTATAGGACTAAACTGAGCCAACAAAGCAGCTAAACAAAGGATATCCGCAAAATAATAacatacagaaagaaaatcagcaCCATTAATGATTATTGCAGCAAAATACACCCTATCCTCCTTTGGAGCTCATATTTCATGAGTCCAGGAAATATGCAGTAGCATATTTTAATCAGCAGCAGATCATGAAGCCACAGCAATCATTTTTAAGGAGAAAACTTGAGGCTGAGAAGAGAAGCACGGCTCAAAAACATAGAATTGTATCCCATATATTCAGCACACCCAGAACTGATGGAAAAAACTGTGCCGTTAGCAAACACTGTGAATGTTTACAGTTTCTCTTTTTACATGTGTCTATTTCCTGAAggagcattttcatttgcaataTCAAGTTTAATTTAgattacagaaatatttttaataaagatctaATCTAATAATTCCCAGTTATCTTTCCTCactttatcataaaataaaattcagtcagcatgcataataataaaatttatccaataaagtatattaatattataaaccAACTCGATTCTAATCCTTAAAACTTTTCATGGTAAACATTTATTGTACTATTTTATAATCCTTATTTCTAACTTGTCATACTTCTTAATAAAACTGTAAATAAATTCTctgtaagggcacctgggtggctcacttggttaaatgTGTGCGTTCaactcagatcatggtctcagggtcctgggattgagtcccacatctggctctctgctcagcggggagcctgcttccccctctgcctctgcgtgCTGCTCTACctatttatgctctctctctctggcaaataaataaaaataaaatcttaaaatatccTAGTTAAGTTCTCTACCTAAATGTATTTGTTATTGATCTACTTGAATGAACCTTAGTTATCATCTGATACTTATCTCTTCCATAAATGAATCTCTTCCATTACAATCCAGATGGATGTCCATCTGACTGCATCTGGAATACTGCCTCAGAGAGGAAGCTATTCCCTGTCCCATTGTTTGTTGGCTCTGGGTCCTGGGAAATTCTTCCTCCTATTGAGATAATGGATTTGGAGCAACACAGCTTACAGGGCAAATcagctccctccctcttccactgaCATTCTCAAAGTATTAGCCCTGTCATATCTGTCCTTTGCCTTAATATCAGCATCCATCGGTTCTCACAAGCTGTCCTCATCAGACATGGATTCCCAGCACAGTCagcctcttctatttttttttttaagattttatttctttattggtcacaggggtagagagagagaaagcatgcacacaagcaccgggaatggcaggcaggagagggagagggagaagtgggctcaccgctgagcaaggagccagatgtaggacttgattccgagatctcaggatcatgacctgagctgaaggcagatgcttaaccaactgagccacccaggtgccccaagtcagcCTCTTCTAAACCCACTATAGCTTGTTGGGGTTTTCCTGAAAACCTTTTTCTATTAGAATTTAGCATACTTTTCCTGCTGTACTCAGTACCTGATACTGGAGGCTATTATTGCTCATGATTAgacatagctttttaaaaaaaaagaatgaagtataaTTATCTTCTTAGCACTGTGCAGGTAGATGGCTGCTAAGCCATAGATGTGGATCATGTTCTTTTAGATGAGCAAGAGCTTTTAGATATGCAAGAGCATACAAAGTTTATCCATAGAGATAAACTGATGAGGAGTGATATGTCCTATTTATGGTCCCAACATAGCAGCTTACATGTAGTAGGTGCCTGATAAATGGTTTTGAAGACAGGCTTATGTTTTCCCTATTACATACCTAAACACTAGTTTTTGAACCCACTCTACATTTATCGTGACTAAAGCTCATCATCTTGTTTGTAACTTTTTGgtgctctattttttattttgttatctgTCTTAATGTGCAATGACTTCCAGCTTTTGTGCTCAAGACAGATTTGGGAAGTATGCCTTTTGTGTCAATACCAGTGAATAAAAGAAATATcaagtcttgtttttgtttttttcaatctGACATGGTGGCTGAAAACCCACTAGATTCtgtaagctttaaaaatattgtttttatttttattttatttttattttaaagattttatttatttatttgacagacagagatcacaagtaggcagagaggcaggcagagagagaggaggaagcaggctccctgctgagcagagagcccgatacggggctcgatcccgtgaccctgagatcatgacctgagctgaagacagaggcttaacccactgagccacccaggtgccccaatatattgTTTTTAGCAATGCTAATTTACATTGTTTCTAAATAAGTCATTTTGACTTTCAGAACTTTAGTcacttcatctataaaatgcctTACCTGCTTCAAAGAGTCAGTAGGATGAtcaaatatgaaaatacatttgaaagcagttttttaagtgttttaaaaattatataaatacaagTTTGAAGTTGTTTTGTTATTAATGATATATTGAGAATCTCAttaaatgttgaatgaaatagttttctttttttttaagatcttatttatttatttatttgaaagagagagagtgcgaacatgagcaggaagaggggcagagggagaagcagactccctcggGAGCAAGGAGACCATCgcagggcttgatgctaggacccagagatcatgacctgagtgagccaaaggcagatacttcaccgacttagccacccaggtgcccctgaatgaaATAGTTCTTAATTTGAAATTTCGTCATTTGTTTTGTAACACCTAAGGTTCAAGTGTTTgggttaataaaaatgtattttatacataGTTTATTTCCCCAAAGTTTACTAATTTAATTCGTCATTGGGAGCAAGAATGGGGAAGTAGTACTTTCAAGGTTATGACCCAATTCATGTTCTTGAAATATATCCATTGTAACTGCATTTTGTACTACgcaagactttattttttgcaGTTTGAATTGTGGGCCTATGAAATTTTATTaacttctctgaaaaaaaaaccctgcatcAGCATTATGTTTGTTCTGCTAAATTACCTTGACTTTTTAATTGAAAGGCagtttattataattttagtaTCAGCACTATAGAAAGTCAAGGAAATATTTAACAGTCATGTAGTTTGAACCCTCTCTGATGAGCAGGAAATTATCTTGTCTGCCTGACTTGTAATAGATGACATTCACCCACTGGATCTGCCAAACCAGTGTATAAAGATACTATATCACCCTCTAAACTGAAAACTCAAATGGAAGTGAAATTCAAATCGGCCTCTGCTTTATGTATGCATGTCCCAGAGCACCGCAGAGCCTATGAAATCAGTCCTAACACAGCTGCTTTTCCCCATTCTGATTATGATCCTAATTTAACCCTTTCCTGTAtaaatgattttgattttttatggAATAACAGGTTATTTCAGTACATCCGTCCAGTGTAAAAAACCGTCTTAGTCATGATTTCTATATAATACAAAAAGCAAACCCCGAGAGTGAGAGAATTGAATgaattgaatgaaaatatttgctttttgtcTACTAGCCTGTGCAGTTATCTTCCATCTCAGCCCATTTGTCCTATGTGTAATACAAAATGAAGTGGGAATGTTTGTGTCAAGGATTCTGCGCAGGGGCTGGATTACGTGGCacccaggggttggggggaagtcTGTGGGTCAGTCCACCCAGTGATAACCATTTCTGAATCTGTGAGCTAAGAAACTTGCATGAGGGGAGTTGGATCAGCCACTATATCATTAGCTTACAATCAAATTCTCTTTGTTGTTAGATAGGTAAGATGTGCACAAAGTAAATAATCCAAATTCAATTAGTAGTAAAAAAGTATACGATAAAAAATGTCCACCCTCCTATGgcttccagtttttctctttatgtgtAACCCTGAATGTCCGTTTCTTGGGTATTTTCCCAGAGAATTCTATAAATTTCaaacgtgcgtgtgtgtgtgtccatgtgtctgtcctttttaaagaaataacacaCTGTTCCACACCTTTTTCACTTACATACCTTAGATGTCATTAATAGCACTATGAACAGAGTTACAACCAATTTGAATGGTTGCAATAATACACCTTTGGGTGTTTGATAAATTTTCAAATGACCAACCCCcctgttggtggacatttagCTTGTTTTTTATCGTTTCATACTACAAACAATATTGCAGTGAGTCTTCTCTGTATTCTTGTACCTTAATAGCTATAGCGTAAATACCTGgaagtggaattcctgggtcaAAGAGTAagtgcattatttattttgataggcATTTTCAAATGATCTGTCAGAAGATCAGCTCTTTACAGTTCCATCAACAATGTTTAATCTACAACAGAAATTTTGTCTTTCCCATGATAAagattttctcttcccttctctgaatTCAGATACCTAGGAAACCAAAATCAGAAGATTTTTAATGAGCATGCAGTGAAGCCAAGGGAGTGGAGTGGTGTTAAGGAGTTTTCAGATAGGGCCGCCTGTCTCACCAGGCTCTACTTTTCTGAGAcatcctgtctctctcttgctcgctcactctctctctctctcagtaccATGCTTgattaaaaaacagtaaaaccaACCTCTCCTTTCAAGACCTCATACTGATAGTCCTCTTTCTGTATGTCCTCATCATTATAgtatcattctttccttcttttaccaCATGCAAATATACCATACAGATTATGgtaatttttcagttattttaactTGCCTGCTTACAAATTACATGTGAGGGTTCAtctctttgagaaagaaaaatgtcaaaaggaTTCTTTCCAGATGCGTTCCCGAAAAACAGCTCATTCAGGGCTCCATCTTGCCAGCGACCAGGGTTGGGTTGTGACGCTGCTCCCTCGGGTCAGAATGTCATACCCAGGCTATCCCCCAACAGGCTACCCACCTTTCCCTGGATATCCTTCTGCAGGTCAGGAGTCATCTTTTCCCCCTCCGGGTCAGTATCCTTATCCTAGTGGCTTTCCTCCAGTGGGAGGAGGTGCCTACCCCCAGCCCCAAGTAGTGGCTACCCTAGAGCTGGAGGCTTCCCTGTCCCTGGAGGTTATCCAGCCCCCGGAGGTTATCCTGGTGCCCCACCACCAGGGGGAGCTCCATCCTATCCAGGAGTTCCTCCAGGTCAAGGGTTTGGCGCCCCACCAGGTGGAGCAGGCTTTTCTGGCTATCCACAGCTGCCCTCACAGTCTTATGGTGGTGGCCCAGCACAGGTCCCACTACCTGGTAGCTTTCCTGGAGGACAGATGCCTTCTCAGTATCCTGGAGGACAAGTTCCTTACCCAAGTCAGCCTGCTGCGATGACTCAGGGAACTCAAGGAACAGTCCGACCAGCTGCCAACTTTGATGCCATGAGAGATGCAGAAATTCTTCGTAAAGCAATGAAAGGTTTTGGGACAGACGAGCAGGCAATTTTGGACGTTGTGGCCAACCATTCCAACGATCAGAGGCAAAAAATTAAAGCAGCTTTTAAGACCATGTATGGCAAGGATATAATCAAAGACCTTAAATCAGAGTTAAGTGGAAATATGGAAGAACTGATCCTTGCCCTGTTCATGCCACCTACATATTACGATGCCTGGAGTTTACGGAATGCAGCGAAGGGAGCAGGAACTCAGGAACGTGTATTGATTGAAATTTTGTGCACGAGAACAGATCAGGAAATCTGAGAAATTGTCAGATGCTATCAGTCAGAATTCGGACGAGACCTTGAAAAGGATATTAGGTCAGATACCTCCGGGCATTTTGAACGTTTACTGGTGTCCATGTGCTGCCAGGGAAATCGTGATGAGAACCAGAATGTTAACCACCAGTTGGCTCAGGAAGATGCTCAGCGTCTCTATCAAGCTGGTGAGGGAAGACTAGGGACAGATGAATCCTGCTTTAACATGATTCTTGCCACAAGAAGCTTTCCTCAACTGAAAGCTACTGTGGAGGCTTATTCCAGGGTGGCTAATCGAGATTTGCTAAGTAGTGTTGCCCATGAATTTTCTG
Coding sequences within it:
- the LOC123939778 gene encoding LOW QUALITY PROTEIN: annexin A7-like (The sequence of the model RefSeq protein was modified relative to this genomic sequence to represent the inferred CDS: inserted 1 base in 1 codon; substituted 1 base at 1 genomic stop codon), coding for MRSRKTAHSGLHLASDQGWVVTLLPRVRMSYPGYPPTGYPPFPGYPSAGQESSFPPPGQYPYPSGFPPVGGGAYPQXPSSGYPRAGGFPVPGGYPAPGGYPGAPPPGGAPSYPGVPPGQGFGAPPGGAGFSGYPQLPSQSYGGGPAQVPLPGSFPGGQMPSQYPGGQVPYPSQPAAMTQGTQGTVRPAANFDAMRDAEILRKAMKGFGTDEQAILDVVANHSNDQRQKIKAAFKTMYGKDIIKDLKSELSGNMEELILALFMPPTYYDAWSLRNAAKGAGTQERVLIEILCTRTDQEIXEIVRCYQSEFGRDLEKDIRSDTSGHFERLLVSMCCQGNRDENQNVNHQLAQEDAQRLYQAGEGRLGTDESCFNMILATRSFPQLKATVEAYSRVANRDLLSSVAHEFSGNVESGLKTILKCALNRPAFFAERLYYSMKGAGTDVSTLVRIVVTRSEIDLVQIKQTFSQMYQKTLGTMIASDTSGDYQKLLLAIVGQ